Part of the Hydrogenoanaerobacterium saccharovorans genome, GGTTCTGTCTCTGACAATGGCAGCAGCGCTGTTTACAGGCTGTGGTTCCGCCCCAAAAACCGAAGCCGGCACTCCTGAAAACGGTGATTCATCCGCAGCACCTGCGGCTGAAGAGGTTACACTGAATATCTTCCAATTTAAGGTGGAAATTCAAGAAGCCCTTGAAAAATCAATGGCAACTTATATGGAATCTCACCCCAATGTGAAAATTAACTTAAAAACCGTTGGCGGCGGTGATGATTACGGCGCTGCACTCAAGGCAGAAATGCAGTCTGAGGAGCCTACTATCTTTAACTGTGGCGGCCCGCAGGATATCTACGACTGGCAAGAGAAACTGGAAGACTTATCGGCCGAGCCGTGGGTTTCAAAAGCGGTGGAGGGCACCCTTGGCGGTGTTACCGTTGACGGTAAGGTTTATGGTATGCCGTATGCCATCGAAGGGTACGGATTTACCTGCAACAAAGAGATTATGGAAGCTGCCGGTGTTGATATCAGCAAAATCAACTCGTACGATGCACTGGAGGCAGCTTGCAAAACAATCGATGCAAAAATCAAAGACGGTTCGCTGAAAGAAAAATATCCCGACTTGAAGGCTGTTTTTGCATTGCCTGCGAAAGAAACCTGGATTGTAGGCACCCATGCAGTCAATGTACCGCTCAGCCAGGAGTTTGACAGTGTTTTGGATGCGTTCTCTGCTAAAACCGTTGACTTTAAATACGCCGACGGCTACAAAGCGCTGATTGACTTACAGGCAAATTACTCTGAATATGCAAACGATAAAGGTAAACTCAATGCAATGGATTACTCTACGCAGGTGAAAGAAGACTTTTCACTCGAAAAAGTTGTTATGATTCAGCAGGGTAACTGGATTTACAACGATGTGAACAGCATGGATGCTAAAGTTGCCCAAAAGCTTGATATTCTGCCTATGCCGATCAAAGGGGCAAAAGAAGATTCCATCCCAGTTGGTGTTCCGAACTATTGGGTAATCAACAAAGACTCTACCGATGCACAGAAAGCAGCAGCGAAAGATTTCTTAAATTGGCTGTATACCTCAGAAGAAGGTATGAATATTGTTGTGAATGAGTTCTTCTTTATTCCGCCGTTTACCGGTTACACCGCAGAGCCTGCAGACCCTCTCGGCAAAGCAGTTAAGAGATATGCAGACGCAGGCAAGACACTTCCTTGGGTGTTCCAAGGCTGCCCCACCGGTAACTGGGTGATGGATGTTATGGGTACAAACGTACAAAAATATTTGGCAGGTGAATTTACCTGGCAGCAGACAATTGACGATGCAAAGGCACAATGGGAGCAAAGAAGAAAATAAAATTATATTTATCGTATCTGAAAGTGTAAATGTATTGAGGGGACGAAAAGTCCCCTCAAGTTTTAAGATACGATATGAGCACGTTTATTTTCGGCTTGTGCAGCAAACACTAAAGCAGATATAGAAACGATTATGCGAGGTGACATTGATGAAAAAGTCAAAAATAGGGTTTTGGGGATTTGTTTTTCCGGTATTGTTCGCTTTTGTAGCCGTGCAGCTTATCCCTACCATCATCGGTTTGGGGTT contains:
- a CDS encoding ABC transporter substrate-binding protein, encoding MFKKVLAMVLSLTMAAALFTGCGSAPKTEAGTPENGDSSAAPAAEEVTLNIFQFKVEIQEALEKSMATYMESHPNVKINLKTVGGGDDYGAALKAEMQSEEPTIFNCGGPQDIYDWQEKLEDLSAEPWVSKAVEGTLGGVTVDGKVYGMPYAIEGYGFTCNKEIMEAAGVDISKINSYDALEAACKTIDAKIKDGSLKEKYPDLKAVFALPAKETWIVGTHAVNVPLSQEFDSVLDAFSAKTVDFKYADGYKALIDLQANYSEYANDKGKLNAMDYSTQVKEDFSLEKVVMIQQGNWIYNDVNSMDAKVAQKLDILPMPIKGAKEDSIPVGVPNYWVINKDSTDAQKAAAKDFLNWLYTSEEGMNIVVNEFFFIPPFTGYTAEPADPLGKAVKRYADAGKTLPWVFQGCPTGNWVMDVMGTNVQKYLAGEFTWQQTIDDAKAQWEQRRK